A DNA window from Allokutzneria albata contains the following coding sequences:
- the rplD gene encoding 50S ribosomal protein L4 → MSKTLDVRTPDGKTDGTVELPAEIFDVQANIALMHQVVVAQQAAARQGTHATKTRGAVSGGGKKPYRQKGTGRARQGSTRAPHFSGGGISHGPQPRDYDQRTPKKMKAAALRGALSDRARNDKVHVFTGLVAGDAPSTKDAKKVLALASDSKKVLVVVGRGDDNAWLSLRNLPNVHAIAPDQLNTYDVLVNDDVVFTKDAFDVFVAGPVKGKSATAVARSGELEEVAK, encoded by the coding sequence ATGAGCAAGACCCTCGACGTCCGTACCCCGGACGGCAAGACCGACGGCACCGTCGAGCTCCCCGCTGAGATCTTCGACGTGCAGGCCAACATCGCGCTGATGCACCAGGTCGTCGTCGCGCAGCAGGCCGCGGCCCGCCAGGGCACCCACGCCACCAAGACCCGGGGCGCCGTCTCCGGTGGTGGCAAGAAGCCGTACCGGCAGAAGGGCACCGGCCGCGCCCGTCAGGGCTCGACCCGCGCGCCGCACTTCTCCGGCGGTGGTATCTCGCACGGCCCGCAGCCGCGCGACTACGACCAGCGGACCCCGAAGAAGATGAAGGCCGCCGCGCTCCGCGGTGCCCTCTCCGACCGGGCCCGCAACGACAAGGTGCACGTGTTCACCGGCCTCGTCGCAGGTGACGCCCCCTCCACGAAGGACGCCAAGAAGGTCCTGGCCCTGGCCAGCGACTCGAAGAAGGTCCTGGTGGTCGTGGGTCGCGGCGACGACAACGCCTGGCTGAGCCTGCGCAACCTGCCCAACGTGCACGCCATCGCGCCCGACCAGCTCAACACCTACGACGTGCTGGTCAACGACGACGTGGTGTTCACCAAGGACGCGTTCGACGTCTTCGTCGCCGGCCCGGTCAAGGGCAAGTCGGCAACGGCCGTCGCGCGCTCCGGCGAGCTGGAGGAGGTCGCGAAGTGA
- the rplC gene encoding 50S ribosomal protein L3, protein MSDKQVKGILGTKLGMTQVFDENNRVVPVTVVKAGPCVVTQVRTDEKDGYKAVQLAFGAIDPRKVNKPRGGHFTKAGVTPRRHLVELRTSDADTYEVGQELTAEVFETGAVVDVVGTSKGKGFAGVMKRHGFSGLGASHGAEKVHRSPGSIGGCATPGRVFKGVRMAGRMGHVRVTTQNVTVHKVDSDAGLLLIKGAVPGPKGGLVFVKSAAKGGA, encoded by the coding sequence ATGTCTGACAAGCAGGTTAAGGGGATCCTGGGCACCAAGCTCGGTATGACCCAGGTCTTCGACGAGAACAACCGGGTTGTCCCGGTGACCGTCGTGAAGGCCGGGCCGTGCGTGGTTACCCAGGTCCGCACCGATGAGAAAGACGGCTACAAGGCCGTGCAGCTCGCCTTCGGCGCCATTGACCCCCGCAAGGTCAACAAGCCCCGTGGCGGCCACTTCACCAAGGCGGGCGTGACCCCGCGCCGCCACCTCGTGGAGCTGCGCACGTCCGACGCCGACACCTACGAGGTCGGCCAGGAGCTGACCGCCGAGGTCTTCGAGACCGGCGCGGTCGTCGACGTGGTCGGCACCAGCAAGGGCAAGGGCTTCGCGGGCGTCATGAAGCGGCACGGCTTCTCGGGCCTCGGCGCGAGCCACGGTGCCGAGAAGGTGCACCGCTCGCCCGGCTCGATCGGTGGCTGTGCCACCCCGGGTCGTGTGTTCAAGGGCGTTCGCATGGCGGGCCGGATGGGCCACGTGCGGGTGACCACCCAGAACGTGACCGTGCACAAGGTCGACTCCGACGCCGGGCTGCTGCTCATCAAGGGCGCCGTTCCCGGTCCCAAGGGCGGCCTGGTGTTCGTCAAGAGCGCCGCGAAGGGTGGTGCGTGA
- the rpsJ gene encoding 30S ribosomal protein S10 codes for MAGQKIRIRLKAYDHEAIDASARKIVETVTRTGARVVGPVPLPTEKNVYCVIRSPHKYKDSREHFEMRTHKRLIDILDPTPKTVDALMRIDLPASVDVNIQ; via the coding sequence ATGGCGGGACAAAAGATCCGCATTCGGCTCAAGGCCTACGACCACGAGGCGATCGACGCGTCCGCGCGCAAGATCGTCGAGACCGTGACGCGCACCGGCGCTCGGGTTGTCGGGCCGGTGCCGCTGCCCACTGAGAAGAACGTCTACTGCGTCATCCGATCGCCGCACAAGTACAAGGACTCGCGCGAGCACTTCGAGATGCGTACGCACAAGCGTCTGATCGACATCCTCGACCCCACGCCGAAGACGGTTGACGCGCTCATGCGCATCGACCTGCCGGCCAGCGTCGACGTCAACATTCAGTGA
- the tuf gene encoding elongation factor Tu has translation MAKAKFERTKPHVNIGTIGHIDHGKTTLTAAISKVLHDAYPDLNPFTPFDEIDKAPEEKARGITISIAHIEYQTDARHYAHVDCPGHADYIKNMITGAAQMDGAILVVAATDGPMPQTREHVLLARQVGVPYIVVALNKADMVDDEEILELVELEVRELLSSQEYPGDDLPVVRVSALKALEGDKEWGAKLLDLMKAVDENIPEPVRDIDKTFLMPVEDVFTITGRGTVVTGRIERGVINVNEEVEIIGIKEKSMKTTVTGVEMFRKLLDQGQAGDNVGLLVRGIKREEVERGMVLCKPGSVTPHTEFEGRAYILSKDEGGRHTPFFNNYRPQFYFRTTDVTGVVTLPEGTEMVMPGDNTDMTVQLIQPIAMEEGLKFAIREGGRTVGAGQVTKVIK, from the coding sequence GTGGCGAAGGCGAAGTTCGAGCGGACCAAGCCGCACGTCAACATCGGGACCATCGGTCACATCGACCACGGAAAGACCACGCTGACCGCGGCGATTTCCAAGGTTCTGCACGACGCGTACCCGGACCTGAACCCCTTCACGCCGTTCGACGAGATCGACAAGGCGCCGGAGGAGAAGGCCCGCGGCATCACCATCTCGATCGCCCACATCGAGTACCAGACCGACGCGCGCCACTACGCGCACGTCGACTGCCCCGGTCACGCCGACTACATCAAGAACATGATCACCGGTGCCGCGCAGATGGACGGCGCGATCCTGGTGGTCGCGGCGACCGACGGCCCGATGCCGCAGACCCGCGAGCACGTGCTGCTGGCCCGTCAGGTCGGTGTGCCCTACATCGTCGTCGCGCTGAACAAGGCCGACATGGTCGATGACGAGGAGATCCTGGAGCTCGTCGAGCTCGAGGTGCGCGAGCTGCTGTCCTCGCAGGAGTACCCGGGCGACGACCTGCCGGTCGTGCGCGTCTCCGCGCTCAAGGCCCTCGAGGGCGACAAGGAGTGGGGTGCCAAGCTCCTCGACCTGATGAAGGCCGTGGACGAGAACATCCCCGAGCCGGTCCGCGACATCGACAAGACCTTCCTCATGCCCGTCGAGGACGTGTTCACGATCACCGGTCGTGGCACCGTCGTCACCGGTCGCATCGAGCGTGGCGTCATCAACGTCAACGAGGAGGTGGAGATCATCGGCATCAAGGAGAAGTCGATGAAGACCACCGTCACCGGCGTCGAGATGTTCCGCAAGCTGCTCGACCAGGGCCAGGCCGGCGACAACGTGGGTCTGCTCGTGCGTGGTATCAAGCGCGAAGAGGTCGAGCGCGGCATGGTGCTGTGCAAGCCGGGCAGCGTCACCCCGCACACCGAGTTCGAGGGCCGTGCCTACATCCTGTCCAAGGACGAGGGTGGCCGTCACACGCCGTTCTTCAACAACTACCGTCCGCAGTTCTACTTCCGCACCACGGACGTGACCGGCGTTGTGACCCTGCCCGAGGGCACCGAGATGGTCATGCCGGGCGACAACACCGACATGACGGTTCAGCTGATCCAGCCGATCGCCATGGAGGAGGGCCTCAAGTTCGCCATCCGCGAGGGTGGTCGGACCGTCGGCGCCGGCCAGGTCACCAAGGTCATCAAGTAG
- the fusA gene encoding elongation factor G — translation MALDVLTDLAKVRNIGIMAHIDAGKTTTTERILFYTGINYKIGEVHDGAATMDWMEEEQKRGITITSAATTCFWNDHQINIIDTPGHVDFTVEVERSLRVLDGAVAVFDGKEGVEPQSEQVWRQADKYDVPRICFVNKMDKLGADFYFTVQTIIDRLGARPVVIQLPIGSESDFVGVVDLVEMRALTWRGEVQKGEDYTVEEIPADLAEKAAEYREKLVEAVAETDDELMELYLGGEELTVEQIKAGIRKIVVERSGFPVLCGSAFKNKGVQPMLDGVVDYLPSPLEVPAVEGTLTDGETPATRKASADEPFSALAFKIAAHPFFGKLTYIRVYSGQVASGTQVINSTKGRKERIGKLFQMHSNKENPVESAAAGHIYAAIGLKDTTTGDTLCDPNSPIILESMTFPDPVIRVAIEPKTKADQEKLSIAIQKLAEEDPTFQVKLDEETGQTIIAGMGELHLEVLVNRMKSDYKVEANIGKPQVAYRESIRRAVEKVEYTHKKQTGGSGQFARVIISLAPLESSEGATYEFENKVTGGRIPREYIPSVDAGAQDAMQYGVLAGYPLVGLKVSLLDGAYHEVDSSEMAFKIAGSMALKEAARKADPVILEPMMAVEVTTPEDYMGDVIGDLNSRRGQIQSMDERSGSRVVKALVPLSEMFGYVGDLRSKTQGRANYSMQFDSYAEVPVNVAKEIIAKATGE, via the coding sequence GTGGCACTCGACGTGCTGACTGACCTGGCCAAGGTCCGCAACATCGGGATCATGGCCCACATCGACGCGGGCAAGACCACCACGACCGAGCGGATCCTGTTCTACACCGGGATCAACTACAAGATCGGCGAGGTGCACGACGGCGCCGCGACGATGGACTGGATGGAGGAGGAGCAGAAGCGCGGCATCACGATCACGTCCGCCGCGACCACCTGCTTCTGGAACGACCACCAGATCAACATCATCGACACGCCCGGCCACGTGGACTTCACCGTCGAGGTGGAGCGCTCGCTGCGCGTCCTCGACGGCGCCGTCGCGGTCTTCGACGGCAAGGAAGGCGTCGAGCCCCAGTCCGAGCAGGTCTGGCGCCAGGCCGACAAGTACGACGTGCCGCGCATCTGCTTCGTCAACAAGATGGACAAGCTCGGTGCGGACTTCTACTTCACCGTGCAGACGATCATCGACCGCCTCGGCGCGCGTCCGGTCGTCATCCAGCTCCCGATCGGGTCCGAGTCCGACTTCGTCGGCGTCGTCGACCTGGTCGAGATGCGCGCGCTGACCTGGCGCGGCGAGGTCCAGAAGGGCGAGGACTACACGGTCGAGGAGATCCCGGCCGACCTGGCCGAGAAGGCCGCCGAGTACCGCGAGAAGCTGGTCGAGGCCGTCGCCGAGACCGACGACGAGCTCATGGAGCTCTACCTCGGTGGCGAGGAGCTGACCGTCGAGCAGATCAAGGCGGGTATCCGCAAGATCGTCGTCGAGCGCTCCGGCTTCCCCGTGCTGTGCGGTTCCGCGTTCAAGAACAAGGGCGTCCAGCCGATGCTGGACGGCGTCGTCGACTACCTGCCCAGCCCGCTGGAGGTTCCGGCGGTCGAGGGCACGCTGACCGACGGTGAGACCCCGGCGACCCGCAAGGCCAGCGCCGACGAGCCGTTCTCCGCGCTCGCGTTCAAGATCGCCGCGCACCCGTTCTTCGGCAAGCTGACCTACATCCGGGTCTACTCGGGTCAGGTCGCCTCCGGCACCCAGGTGATCAACTCCACCAAGGGCCGCAAGGAGCGCATCGGCAAGCTCTTCCAGATGCACTCCAACAAGGAGAACCCGGTCGAGAGCGCCGCTGCGGGCCACATCTACGCCGCGATCGGCCTCAAGGACACCACGACCGGCGACACGCTCTGCGACCCGAACTCGCCGATCATCCTCGAGTCGATGACCTTCCCGGACCCCGTGATCCGGGTGGCCATCGAGCCGAAGACCAAGGCGGACCAGGAGAAGCTCTCCATCGCGATCCAGAAGCTGGCCGAGGAGGACCCCACCTTCCAGGTCAAGCTGGACGAGGAGACCGGTCAGACCATCATCGCCGGTATGGGCGAGCTGCACCTCGAGGTGCTGGTCAACCGGATGAAGAGCGACTACAAGGTCGAGGCCAACATCGGTAAGCCGCAGGTGGCCTACCGTGAGTCCATCCGCCGCGCGGTGGAGAAGGTCGAGTACACGCACAAGAAGCAGACCGGTGGTTCCGGTCAGTTCGCGCGTGTGATCATCTCGCTGGCACCGTTGGAGTCCAGCGAGGGCGCGACCTACGAGTTCGAGAACAAGGTGACCGGCGGTCGCATCCCGCGGGAGTACATCCCGTCGGTCGACGCCGGTGCTCAGGACGCCATGCAGTACGGCGTGCTCGCCGGCTACCCGCTGGTGGGTCTGAAGGTCAGCCTGCTGGACGGCGCCTACCACGAGGTCGACTCCTCGGAAATGGCGTTCAAGATCGCCGGATCGATGGCCCTCAAGGAGGCCGCGCGCAAGGCCGATCCGGTAATCCTGGAGCCGATGATGGCCGTTGAGGTCACCACGCCCGAGGACTACATGGGCGACGTCATCGGTGACCTTAACTCTCGCCGTGGGCAGATCCAGTCCATGGACGAGCGCAGTGGCTCCCGCGTCGTGAAGGCGTTGGTTCCGCTGTCGGAGATGTTCGGCTACGTCGGTGACCTGCGGTCCAAGACCCAGGGACGTGCGAACTACTCGATGCAGTTCGACTCCTACGCCGAGGTTCCCGTGAACGTGGCGAAGGAGATCATCGCGAAGGCGACGGGCGAGTAA
- the rpsG gene encoding 30S ribosomal protein S7, translating into MPRKGPAPKRPLIADPVYQSPLVTQLINKVLVDGKRSIAERIVYGALEGCREKNQADPVVTLKRALDNVKPTIEVKSRRVGGATYQVPVEVKAGRSTTLALRWLVSFSRARREKTMIDRLANELLDASNGLGASVKRREDTHKMAESNKAFAHYRW; encoded by the coding sequence ATGCCTCGCAAGGGCCCGGCCCCGAAGCGGCCGCTCATCGCCGACCCCGTGTACCAGTCGCCGCTGGTCACCCAGCTCATCAACAAGGTGCTGGTCGACGGCAAGCGGTCCATCGCGGAGCGCATCGTCTACGGCGCCCTCGAGGGCTGCCGCGAGAAGAACCAGGCCGACCCGGTCGTCACGCTCAAGCGCGCGCTGGACAACGTGAAGCCGACCATCGAGGTCAAGAGCCGTCGCGTCGGTGGCGCCACCTACCAGGTCCCGGTCGAGGTCAAGGCCGGTCGCTCCACCACGCTAGCGCTGCGCTGGCTGGTCAGCTTCTCCCGCGCCCGTCGTGAGAAGACCATGATCGACCGCCTCGCCAACGAGCTGCTCGACGCGAGCAACGGTCTCGGCGCGAGCGTCAAGCGCCGCGAGGACACGCACAAGATGGCCGAGTCCAACAAGGCCTTCGCGCACTACCGCTGGTGA